The Streptomyces sp. NBC_01353 genome contains a region encoding:
- a CDS encoding CAP domain-containing protein, giving the protein MGRHRRSGAAPAAEDYAAGSDRRHRGERRRKRGLRTGLLGASAAVAVGAVAVASGLLPGGDTLTVGSAGSGEQQTTQSRQTPELTTQGGSSATPSSQSSSPSTGTGTGTGKATGKATGKASSPSATPSPKPSKTTASPAPKKPAPQPSKTTAKPKPKPVPTTEKPVVRTPAPAPTPSVTSRAAAAEAEVVRLVNVERAKVGCTPIRSDGALAALAGAFSQDMAQRGFFDHTDPDGDTPWDRAGQAGVTGMGGENIARGQVDAAAVMASWMNSDGHRANILNCDYKTLGVGVYFADGGPWWTQDFGF; this is encoded by the coding sequence ATGGGACGCCATCGTCGCTCCGGCGCCGCGCCCGCCGCAGAAGATTACGCGGCGGGTTCGGACCGCCGGCACCGGGGTGAACGCCGCAGGAAGCGCGGCTTGCGTACGGGACTGCTCGGCGCCTCCGCCGCGGTGGCCGTCGGCGCGGTCGCGGTCGCCTCGGGCCTTCTGCCCGGCGGGGACACCCTGACCGTGGGCAGTGCCGGCTCCGGTGAGCAGCAGACCACCCAGTCCCGGCAGACGCCGGAGCTGACGACTCAGGGCGGCTCGTCCGCGACCCCGTCGAGCCAGTCGTCGAGCCCGTCGACGGGCACGGGTACCGGTACGGGCAAGGCCACCGGCAAGGCGACCGGCAAGGCCTCCTCCCCCTCCGCGACCCCGTCGCCCAAGCCGTCGAAGACCACGGCGTCCCCGGCGCCGAAGAAGCCGGCCCCGCAGCCGTCGAAGACGACGGCGAAGCCGAAGCCCAAGCCGGTGCCCACGACCGAGAAGCCCGTCGTGCGCACCCCGGCCCCGGCGCCGACCCCGTCCGTGACCAGCCGCGCCGCGGCGGCCGAGGCGGAGGTCGTGCGACTGGTCAACGTGGAGCGGGCCAAGGTCGGCTGCACCCCGATCCGGTCCGACGGCGCTCTCGCCGCACTGGCGGGCGCGTTCAGCCAGGACATGGCGCAGCGCGGCTTCTTCGACCACACGGACCCGGACGGCGACACCCCCTGGGACCGCGCAGGCCAGGCAGGCGTCACGGGCATGGGCGGCGAGAACATCGCCCGCGGCCAGGTGGACGCAGCAGCCGTCATGGCGTCGTGGATGAACAGCGACGGCCACCGCGCGAACATCCTGAACTGCGACTACAAGACCCTGGGCGTCGGCGTGTACTTCGCGGACGGCGGCCCGTGGTGGACGCAGGACTTCGGCTTCTGA
- a CDS encoding acylphosphatase, producing MNEDVRLTAWVRGRVQGVGFRWFTRANALEIGGLVGFALNLDDGRVQVVAEGPSENCHRLLDWLRSGDTPGRVDGVTEIWATPRGGYDSFAIR from the coding sequence ATGAATGAAGACGTACGGCTCACCGCCTGGGTGCGCGGCCGAGTACAGGGAGTGGGCTTCCGCTGGTTCACCAGGGCAAACGCCTTGGAGATCGGAGGCCTCGTCGGCTTCGCCCTGAACCTCGACGACGGGCGCGTCCAGGTTGTGGCCGAGGGGCCGAGTGAGAATTGCCACCGACTGCTCGACTGGCTCCGCTCCGGCGACACACCCGGGCGCGTCGACGGAGTCACTGAGATCTGGGCCACCCCGCGCGGCGGTTACGACAGCTTCGCGATCCGCTGA
- a CDS encoding sugar porter family MFS transporter, translating into MTSTAQAPTPPPSEGRAAHPDHLGHVIFITASAAMGGFLFGYDSSVINGAVEAIRDRYDIGSGTLAQVIAIALIGCAIGAATAGRIADRIGRIRCMQISAVLFAVSAVGSALPFALWDLAFWRIVGGFAIGMASVIGPAYIAEVAPAAYRGRLGSFQQAAIVIGIAISQLVNYGILQIADGDQRGEIGGLEAWQWMLGVMVVPAVLYGLLSFAIPESPRFLISVGKVDRAKEVLAEVEGHEVDLDHRVAEIDRAMRSEHKSTFKDLLVAGGRFKLLPIVWVGIGLSVFQQLVGINVAFYYSSTLWQSVGVDPSSSFFYSFTTSIINIVGTVIAMVLVDRVGRKPLALVGSVGMAVALAVEAWAFSADLVDGKLPETQGVVALVAAHVFVLFFALSWGVVVWVFLGEMFPNRIRAAALGVAASAQWIANWAITASFPSLADWNLSGTYIIYTVFAVLSIPFVLRYVKETKGKALEEMG; encoded by the coding sequence GTGACCAGCACCGCGCAGGCGCCCACGCCGCCGCCTTCCGAAGGCCGAGCCGCCCACCCGGACCACCTCGGCCACGTCATCTTCATCACGGCGTCGGCCGCGATGGGCGGTTTCCTCTTCGGCTACGACAGCTCCGTCATCAACGGCGCCGTCGAGGCCATCCGGGACCGGTACGACATCGGATCTGGCACGCTGGCCCAGGTCATCGCCATCGCTCTGATCGGCTGCGCGATCGGCGCCGCGACCGCCGGCCGGATCGCCGACCGCATCGGCCGCATCCGCTGTATGCAGATCTCGGCCGTGCTCTTCGCCGTCAGCGCCGTCGGCTCCGCACTGCCCTTCGCCCTCTGGGACCTCGCCTTCTGGCGGATCGTCGGCGGCTTCGCCATCGGCATGGCCTCGGTGATCGGCCCGGCGTACATCGCCGAGGTCGCCCCCGCCGCGTACCGCGGCCGCCTCGGCTCCTTCCAGCAGGCCGCCATCGTCATCGGCATCGCCATCTCCCAGCTGGTCAACTACGGCATCCTGCAGATCGCCGACGGCGACCAGCGCGGTGAGATCGGCGGCCTCGAAGCCTGGCAGTGGATGCTCGGCGTGATGGTCGTCCCCGCCGTGCTCTACGGACTGCTCTCCTTCGCCATCCCCGAGTCCCCCCGCTTCCTGATCTCCGTCGGCAAGGTCGACCGCGCCAAGGAGGTCCTCGCCGAGGTCGAGGGCCACGAGGTCGACCTCGACCACCGCGTCGCCGAGATCGACCGCGCCATGCGCAGCGAGCACAAGTCCACCTTCAAGGACCTGCTCGTGGCCGGCGGCCGCTTCAAGCTGCTCCCCATCGTCTGGGTCGGCATCGGACTCTCGGTCTTCCAGCAGCTCGTCGGCATCAACGTCGCCTTCTACTACTCGTCGACGCTCTGGCAGTCGGTCGGCGTCGACCCCTCCAGCTCGTTCTTCTACTCGTTCACCACGTCGATCATCAACATCGTCGGCACCGTGATCGCGATGGTGCTGGTCGACCGGGTGGGCCGTAAGCCGCTCGCGCTCGTCGGCTCCGTCGGTATGGCCGTCGCCCTCGCCGTCGAGGCCTGGGCGTTCTCCGCCGACCTCGTCGACGGCAAGCTGCCCGAGACCCAGGGCGTCGTGGCGCTCGTCGCCGCCCATGTCTTCGTGCTCTTCTTCGCCCTCTCGTGGGGCGTGGTGGTCTGGGTCTTCCTCGGCGAGATGTTCCCCAACCGGATCCGCGCCGCCGCTCTCGGCGTCGCCGCCTCCGCGCAGTGGATCGCCAACTGGGCCATCACCGCGAGCTTCCCGTCCCTCGCGGACTGGAACCTCTCCGGCACGTACATCATCTACACGGTCTTCGCCGTGCTCTCCATCCCCTTCGTGCTCAGGTACGTGAAGGAGACCAAGGGCAAGGCGTTGGAGGAGATGGGCTAA
- the smc gene encoding chromosome segregation protein SMC produces the protein MHLKALTLRGFKSFASATTLRFEPGITCVVGPNGSGKSNVVDALSWVMGEQGAKSLRGGKMEDVIFAGTTGRPPLGRAEVSLTIDNSDGALPIDYAEVTITRIMFRGGSSEYQINGDTCRLLDIQDLLSDSGIGREMHVIVGQGQLDSVLHADPMGRRAFIEEAAGVLKHRKRKEKALRKLDAMQANLARVQDLTDELRRQLKPLGRQAAVARRAAVIQADLRDARLRLLSDDLVRLQEALKAEVADEAALKERKESAEAELRAALAKEADLEDEVRRLAPRLQRAQQTWYELSQLAERVRGTVSLADARVKSATAQPPEERRGRDPEDMEREAARIREQEAELEAALEAAERALEDTVAHRAELERELAVEERRLKDVARAIADRREGLARLHGQVNAARSRAASAQAEIDRLAAARDEAQERAVAAQEEYEQLKAEVDGLDAGDTELGERYEAARRDLAAAESALTAAREAATEADRSRAATRARHEALSLGLRRKDGTGALLGARDTLGGLLGPAAELLTVTPGYEIPLATALGAAADAIAVSGPAAAAEALRLLRKQDAGRAALLLTGGEAPGEPPEPAGGHPRAADFVRGPEELMTSVRRLLAGIVVVGTLEEAEELVYAHPGLTAVTAEGDLLGAHFAQGGSAGAPSLLEVQASVDEAAAELDELESRCARLAAAQQEATERRRTSAVLVEELAERRRAADREKSQVAQQLGRLAGQARGAAGEAERTTAAAARAEEALEKALYEAEELAERLLVAEEAPAEEEPDTSVRDRLAADGANARQTEMEARLQLRTHEERAKGLAGRADSLDRGARAEREARARAEQRRARLRHEAEVATAVAAGSRQLLSHIEVSLVRAEQERALAEAAKGAREQGLAGARNRGRDLKAELDKLTDSVHRGEVLGAEKRMRIEQLETKALEELGVEPAGLVSEYGPHQLVPPSPPAEGEELPEDPEHPRNQPRPFVRSEQEKRLKSAERAYQQLGKVNPLALEEFAALEERHKFLSEQLEDLKKTRADLLQVVKEVDVRVEQVFTEAFRDTAREFEGVFSRLFPGGEGRLILTDPDNMLTTGVDVEARPPGKKVKRLSLLSGGERSLTAVAMLVSIFKARPSPFYVMDEVEAALDDTNLQRLIRIMQELQESSQLIVITHQKRTMEVADALYGVSMQGDGVSKVISQRLR, from the coding sequence GTGCACCTCAAGGCCCTGACCCTCCGCGGTTTCAAGTCGTTCGCCTCCGCCACCACGCTGCGGTTCGAACCGGGAATCACGTGTGTCGTCGGGCCGAACGGCTCGGGCAAGTCCAATGTCGTGGACGCGCTGTCCTGGGTCATGGGAGAGCAGGGCGCCAAGTCGCTGCGCGGCGGCAAGATGGAGGACGTCATCTTCGCCGGCACGACCGGGCGCCCGCCGCTCGGCCGCGCCGAGGTCTCGCTGACCATCGACAACTCCGACGGCGCGCTGCCCATCGACTACGCCGAGGTCACCATCACCCGGATCATGTTCCGGGGCGGCAGCAGCGAGTACCAGATCAACGGCGACACCTGCCGGCTGCTCGACATCCAGGACCTGCTCTCCGACTCCGGCATCGGCCGCGAGATGCACGTCATCGTCGGCCAGGGCCAGCTCGACTCCGTCCTGCACGCCGACCCGATGGGCCGCCGAGCCTTCATCGAGGAGGCCGCCGGCGTCCTCAAGCACCGTAAGCGCAAGGAGAAGGCGCTGCGGAAGCTCGACGCGATGCAGGCCAACCTCGCGCGCGTGCAGGACCTCACCGACGAACTGCGCCGCCAGCTCAAACCGCTCGGCCGGCAGGCGGCGGTCGCCCGACGGGCCGCGGTCATCCAGGCCGATCTGCGCGACGCCCGGCTGCGCCTGCTCTCCGACGACCTCGTACGCCTCCAGGAAGCGCTGAAGGCCGAAGTCGCCGACGAGGCCGCGCTCAAGGAGCGCAAGGAGAGCGCCGAGGCGGAACTCCGCGCGGCGCTCGCCAAGGAGGCCGACCTCGAGGACGAGGTCCGCCGGCTCGCACCGCGCCTCCAGCGCGCCCAGCAGACCTGGTACGAACTCTCCCAGCTCGCCGAGCGGGTCCGCGGCACCGTCTCGCTGGCCGACGCGCGCGTGAAGAGCGCCACCGCCCAGCCGCCGGAGGAGCGCCGGGGCCGCGACCCCGAGGACATGGAGCGCGAGGCCGCCCGGATCCGCGAGCAGGAGGCCGAACTGGAGGCCGCCCTCGAAGCGGCCGAACGGGCCCTGGAGGACACCGTCGCCCACCGCGCCGAACTGGAGCGCGAGCTGGCGGTGGAGGAGCGTCGGCTCAAGGACGTGGCCCGCGCCATCGCCGACCGGCGCGAGGGCCTCGCCCGGCTGCACGGCCAGGTCAACGCCGCCCGCTCGCGCGCCGCGTCCGCCCAGGCCGAGATCGACCGGCTCGCCGCCGCGCGCGACGAGGCCCAGGAACGGGCGGTCGCCGCACAGGAGGAGTACGAGCAGCTCAAGGCCGAGGTCGACGGACTCGACGCGGGCGACACGGAACTGGGGGAGCGGTACGAGGCCGCTCGCCGGGACCTCGCCGCGGCCGAGTCGGCGCTGACGGCCGCCCGCGAGGCGGCCACGGAGGCCGACCGCAGCCGCGCGGCGACCCGGGCCCGGCACGAGGCGCTCTCCCTGGGGCTGCGCCGCAAGGACGGGACGGGAGCGTTGCTCGGCGCCCGGGACACTCTGGGCGGACTGCTCGGCCCGGCCGCCGAACTGCTCACCGTCACCCCGGGATACGAGATCCCCCTCGCCACCGCCCTCGGCGCGGCGGCGGACGCGATCGCCGTCTCCGGCCCCGCCGCGGCCGCCGAGGCCCTGCGTCTGCTGCGCAAGCAGGACGCGGGCCGGGCGGCGCTGCTGCTCACGGGCGGGGAAGCCCCGGGGGAGCCCCCGGAGCCCGCGGGCGGACACCCCCGCGCGGCGGACTTCGTCCGGGGCCCCGAGGAACTCATGACGTCCGTACGACGGTTGCTCGCCGGGATCGTGGTCGTCGGGACGCTGGAGGAGGCCGAGGAACTGGTCTACGCCCACCCGGGTCTCACCGCCGTCACCGCCGAGGGGGACCTGCTCGGGGCGCACTTCGCGCAGGGCGGCTCCGCCGGGGCGCCCAGCCTCCTGGAGGTGCAGGCGTCCGTCGACGAGGCGGCCGCCGAGCTGGACGAGCTGGAGTCGCGCTGCGCACGGCTGGCCGCCGCCCAGCAGGAGGCCACCGAACGCCGGCGCACGTCCGCCGTGCTCGTCGAGGAGCTGGCCGAACGCCGCCGCGCCGCCGACCGCGAGAAGTCCCAGGTCGCGCAGCAGCTCGGCCGGCTCGCCGGACAGGCCCGCGGCGCCGCGGGGGAGGCCGAGCGCACCACCGCGGCGGCCGCCCGCGCGGAAGAGGCCCTGGAGAAGGCGCTCTATGAAGCCGAGGAGCTCGCCGAGCGGCTGCTGGTCGCCGAGGAGGCCCCGGCCGAGGAGGAGCCCGACACCTCGGTGCGCGACCGGCTCGCCGCCGACGGCGCCAACGCCCGCCAGACCGAGATGGAGGCCCGGCTCCAGCTCCGTACCCACGAGGAGCGGGCCAAGGGCCTCGCGGGACGCGCCGACTCCCTCGACCGCGGCGCCCGCGCCGAACGCGAGGCACGCGCGCGTGCCGAGCAGCGCCGCGCCCGGCTGCGCCACGAGGCGGAGGTCGCCACCGCCGTCGCCGCCGGCTCCCGGCAACTCCTCTCCCACATCGAGGTCTCCCTGGTCCGGGCCGAGCAGGAGCGCGCGCTCGCAGAGGCCGCCAAGGGCGCCCGCGAGCAGGGTCTGGCCGGGGCCCGGAACCGGGGCCGCGACCTGAAGGCGGAGCTGGACAAGCTCACCGACTCCGTCCACCGGGGCGAGGTCCTCGGCGCGGAGAAGCGGATGCGGATCGAGCAGCTGGAGACCAAGGCCCTGGAGGAGCTGGGCGTCGAGCCGGCCGGGCTGGTCTCCGAGTACGGCCCCCATCAACTCGTACCGCCGTCGCCGCCCGCCGAGGGCGAGGAGCTGCCGGAGGACCCGGAGCATCCGCGCAACCAGCCGCGCCCCTTCGTACGTTCGGAGCAGGAGAAGCGGCTCAAGTCCGCCGAACGGGCGTACCAGCAGCTCGGCAAGGTGAATCCGCTGGCCCTTGAGGAGTTCGCGGCGCTGGAGGAACGCCACAAGTTCCTCTCCGAGCAGCTGGAGGACCTCAAGAAGACCCGGGCCGACCTTCTTCAGGTCGTGAAAGAGGTCGACGTCCGCGTCGAGCAGGTCTTCACCGAGGCCTTCCGGGACACCGCCCGCGAGTTCGAGGGTGTTTTCTCGCGTCTCTTCCCCGGCGGCGAGGGGCGGCTGATCCTGACCGACCCCGACAACATGCTCACCACCGGTGTCGATGTGGAGGCCCGTCCCCCGGGCAAGAAGGTCAAGCGGCTCTCCCTGCTCTCCGGTGGCGAGCGTTCGCTGACCGCCGTGGCGATGCTGGTCTCCATCTTCAAGGCCCGTCCCAGCCCCTTCTACGTGATGGACGAGGTGGAGGCGGCCCTGGACGACACCAACCTCCAGCGGCTGATCCGGATCATGCAGGAACTCCAGGAGTCCTCGCAGCTCATCGTCATCACGCACCAGAAGCGGACGATGGAGGTCGCCGACGCGCTCTACGGCGTCTCCATGCAGGGCGACGGCGTCTCGAAGGTCATCAGCCAGCGACTCCGGTGA